Proteins from one Panthera leo isolate Ple1 chromosome D1, P.leo_Ple1_pat1.1, whole genome shotgun sequence genomic window:
- the ARL2 gene encoding ADP-ribosylation factor-like protein 2 isoform X2, translating to MGLLTILKKMKQKERELRLLMLGLDNAGKTTILKKFNGEDIDTISPTLGFNIKTLEHRGFKLNIWDVGGQKSLRSYWRNYFESTDGLIWVVDSADRQRMKDCQRELQSLLVEERLAGATLLIFANKQDLPGALSSNAICEALELDSIHSHHWCIQGCSAVTGENLLPGIDWLLDDISSRVFTAD from the exons ATGGGGCTTCTGACCATTCTGAAGAAGATGAAGCAGAAAGAGCGGGAGCTGCGACTGCTCATGCT AGGCCTGGACAATGCTGGCAAAACAACCATCCTCAAGAAGTTCAACGGGGAAGACATCGACACCATCTCCCCGACACTGGGCTTCAACATTAAGACCCTGGAACACCGGGG ATTCAAGCTGAACATCTGGGATGTGGGCGGCCAGAAGTCCCTGCGGTCCTACTGGCGGAACTACTTTGAGAGCACCGACGGCCTCATCTGGGTGGTGGACAGCGCCGACCGCCAGCGCATGAAGGACTGCCAGCGGGAGCTCCAGAGCCTGTtggtggaggag cgcCTGGCTGGAGCGACCCTCCTCATCTTTGCCAATAAGCAGGACCTACCCGGAGCGCTGTCCTCTAACGCCATCTGTGAG gccctggaGCTGGACTCCATCCACAGCCACCACTGGTGCATCCAGGGCTGCAGCGCCGTCACCGGGGAGAACCTCCTACCTGGCATCGACTGGCTCCTGGATGACATTTCCAGCCGCGTCTTCACGGCCGACTGA
- the ARL2 gene encoding ADP-ribosylation factor-like protein 2 isoform X1, with amino-acid sequence MRSVERKHDLRHVLNSLDTWRETLGPLKEGHGGDVTTLGRARGLLLNLVCPRGLDNAGKTTILKKFNGEDIDTISPTLGFNIKTLEHRGFKLNIWDVGGQKSLRSYWRNYFESTDGLIWVVDSADRQRMKDCQRELQSLLVEERLAGATLLIFANKQDLPGALSSNAICEALELDSIHSHHWCIQGCSAVTGENLLPGIDWLLDDISSRVFTAD; translated from the exons ATGAGAAGTGTGGAGAGGAAGCATGATCTCAG GCACGTGCTCAACTCACTTGATACGTGGCGGGAAACGCTTGGTCCCCTAAAAGAGGGGCACGGCGGTGATGTCACCACCCTGGGCAGAGCACGGGGACTTCTCCTTAACCTGGTGTGCCCCAGAGGCCTGGACAATGCTGGCAAAACAACCATCCTCAAGAAGTTCAACGGGGAAGACATCGACACCATCTCCCCGACACTGGGCTTCAACATTAAGACCCTGGAACACCGGGG ATTCAAGCTGAACATCTGGGATGTGGGCGGCCAGAAGTCCCTGCGGTCCTACTGGCGGAACTACTTTGAGAGCACCGACGGCCTCATCTGGGTGGTGGACAGCGCCGACCGCCAGCGCATGAAGGACTGCCAGCGGGAGCTCCAGAGCCTGTtggtggaggag cgcCTGGCTGGAGCGACCCTCCTCATCTTTGCCAATAAGCAGGACCTACCCGGAGCGCTGTCCTCTAACGCCATCTGTGAG gccctggaGCTGGACTCCATCCACAGCCACCACTGGTGCATCCAGGGCTGCAGCGCCGTCACCGGGGAGAACCTCCTACCTGGCATCGACTGGCTCCTGGATGACATTTCCAGCCGCGTCTTCACGGCCGACTGA
- the SNX15 gene encoding sorting nexin-15 isoform X1: protein MSRQAKDDFLRHYTVSDPRTHPKGYTEYKVTAQFISKRDPEDVKEVVVWKRYSDFRKLHGDLAYTHRNLFRRLEEFPAFPRAQVFGRFEASVIEERRKGAEDLLRFTVHIPALNNSPQLKEFFRGGEVTRPSDMSRDLHILPPPLIPTPPPEEPWLPQPLPAERRGLEELEVPADPPPSSPAQEALDLLFNCGSTEEASGSPARGPLTEAELALFDPFSREEGAGPRPTHLGELAAMEAESERLDQEPWEPGGQEEEEEEEERPVPAYLSQATELITQALRDEKAGAYPAALQGYRDGVHILLQGVPGDPSPARREGVKKKAAEYLKRAEEILHLHLSQLPP from the exons ATGTCCCGCCAGGCGAAGGACGACTTTCTGCGGCACTACACCGTCTCCGATCCCCGGACCCACCCCAAAGGCTACACCGAATATAAAGTGACCGCGCAG TTCATCTCAAAGAGGGACCCAGAGGATGTCAAAGAG GTGGTGGTCTGGAAGCGGTACAGCGACTTCCGCAAGCTGCATGGAGACCTGGCCTACACCCACCGCAACCTCTTCCGCCGCCTGGAGGAGTTCCCGGCCTTCCCCCGTGCCCAAGTGTTTG GCCGGTTCGAGGCCTCAGTGATTGAGGAGCGGCGGAAGGGGGCCGAGGACCTGCTTCGCTTCACCGTGCACATCCCTGCACTCAACAACAGCCCCCAGCTCAAGGAGTTCTTCCGG GGTGGGGAGGTAACCCGGCCCTCTGACATGTCCAGGGACCTACACATCCTGCCACCCCCTCTGATCCCCACACCGCCCCCTGAGGAACCCTGGTTGCCCCAGCCGCTCCCTGCAGAGAGGAGAGGCCTTGAGGAACTGGAGGTGCCAG CGGATCCCCCACCATCCAGCCCTGCCCAGGAGGCCCTGGATCTCCTCTTTAACTGTGGGAGCACCGAGGAGGCATCCGGTTCCCCTGCCCGAGGCCCCCTCACAGAGGCTGAGCTTGCCCTCTTCGACCCCTTCTCCAGGGAAG AAGGTGCGGGCCCCCGTCCAACCCACCTGGGTGAGCTGGCAGCAATGGAGGCGGAGTCTGAAAGGCTGGACCAGGAACCCTGGGAgcctggagggcaggaggaggaagaggaggaggaagaacggcccgtccctgcatatctgagccaaGCCACAGAGCTCATCACCCAGGCTCTGCGGGATGAGAAGGCAGGTGCCTACCCTGCAGCCCTGCAGGGCTATCGGGACGGCGTGCACATCCTGCTACAGGGGGTTCCCG GTGACCCATCACCTGCCCGCCGGGAGGGTGTGAAGAAGAAGGCAGCTGAATATCTAAAGCGGGCAGAAGAAATTTTGCACCTGCATCTGTCCCAACTCCCCCCATGA
- the SNX15 gene encoding sorting nexin-15 isoform X2: protein MSRQAKDDFLRHYTVSDPRTHPKGYTEYKVTAQFISKRDPEDVKEVVVWKRYSDFRKLHGDLAYTHRNLFRRLEEFPAFPRAQVFGRFEASVIEERRKGAEDLLRFTVHIPALNNSPQLKEFFRGGEVTRPSDMSRDLHILPPPLIPTPPPEEPWLPQPLPAERRGLEELEVPADPPPSSPAQEALDLLFNCGSTEEASGSPARGPLTEAELALFDPFSREGAGPRPTHLGELAAMEAESERLDQEPWEPGGQEEEEEEEERPVPAYLSQATELITQALRDEKAGAYPAALQGYRDGVHILLQGVPGDPSPARREGVKKKAAEYLKRAEEILHLHLSQLPP from the exons ATGTCCCGCCAGGCGAAGGACGACTTTCTGCGGCACTACACCGTCTCCGATCCCCGGACCCACCCCAAAGGCTACACCGAATATAAAGTGACCGCGCAG TTCATCTCAAAGAGGGACCCAGAGGATGTCAAAGAG GTGGTGGTCTGGAAGCGGTACAGCGACTTCCGCAAGCTGCATGGAGACCTGGCCTACACCCACCGCAACCTCTTCCGCCGCCTGGAGGAGTTCCCGGCCTTCCCCCGTGCCCAAGTGTTTG GCCGGTTCGAGGCCTCAGTGATTGAGGAGCGGCGGAAGGGGGCCGAGGACCTGCTTCGCTTCACCGTGCACATCCCTGCACTCAACAACAGCCCCCAGCTCAAGGAGTTCTTCCGG GGTGGGGAGGTAACCCGGCCCTCTGACATGTCCAGGGACCTACACATCCTGCCACCCCCTCTGATCCCCACACCGCCCCCTGAGGAACCCTGGTTGCCCCAGCCGCTCCCTGCAGAGAGGAGAGGCCTTGAGGAACTGGAGGTGCCAG CGGATCCCCCACCATCCAGCCCTGCCCAGGAGGCCCTGGATCTCCTCTTTAACTGTGGGAGCACCGAGGAGGCATCCGGTTCCCCTGCCCGAGGCCCCCTCACAGAGGCTGAGCTTGCCCTCTTCGACCCCTTCTCCAGGGAAG GTGCGGGCCCCCGTCCAACCCACCTGGGTGAGCTGGCAGCAATGGAGGCGGAGTCTGAAAGGCTGGACCAGGAACCCTGGGAgcctggagggcaggaggaggaagaggaggaggaagaacggcccgtccctgcatatctgagccaaGCCACAGAGCTCATCACCCAGGCTCTGCGGGATGAGAAGGCAGGTGCCTACCCTGCAGCCCTGCAGGGCTATCGGGACGGCGTGCACATCCTGCTACAGGGGGTTCCCG GTGACCCATCACCTGCCCGCCGGGAGGGTGTGAAGAAGAAGGCAGCTGAATATCTAAAGCGGGCAGAAGAAATTTTGCACCTGCATCTGTCCCAACTCCCCCCATGA